The Pirellulales bacterium genome has a window encoding:
- a CDS encoding HU family DNA-binding protein — protein sequence MAKAAAPATASPKKAPSKTEVLAAIADATQANKKVVGAVLDALSAEIKKALSNKGPGVFALHGLVKIERKKVPAKPARKGVPNPFKPGELMDVAAKPASTKIKVRPLKSLKEMV from the coding sequence ATGGCGAAAGCTGCTGCTCCCGCGACTGCATCACCTAAGAAAGCGCCCAGTAAGACTGAGGTTCTCGCTGCCATCGCCGACGCGACTCAGGCCAACAAGAAGGTCGTCGGCGCGGTTTTGGACGCGCTCTCGGCCGAAATCAAGAAAGCCCTGAGCAACAAGGGGCCTGGTGTCTTTGCGCTGCACGGTTTGGTGAAGATCGAGCGCAAGAAGGTCCCCGCGAAGCCGGCCCGCAAAGGCGTCCCCAATCCGTTCAAACCGGGCGAGTTGATGGATGTCGCGGCAAAACCCGCCTCCACCAAGATCAAGGTACGTCCGCTGAAGAGTCTCAAGGAAATGGTCTGA
- a CDS encoding tetratricopeptide repeat protein: protein MDRSELQARLAAAQRQESESPAAAEAALRDMLAEHPAEPLVLVRLARLLHRVGRVGEAIPLMLQAAQIEPTPAVFNDLGSLHLAAGDSASAIDAYEAALRLDSKYLLARSNLADVLLETGRIHEAIDSYREVLARDPTSVDAQVGLAIAALRSGQIAVAISACEAALAVQPGHIPALHAMAIALGNAGDKTSAIATERQALTVNPQFAKGWHALGNLLDETGDVTRAAQAYERALELEPGLVEVSFDLAALSGESPPRSMPRPYVTRLFDDFAATFERRLVAELDYRVPEALRQAVAAELGEFGTARRPGTAPRPYPTDDEKSLDILDLGCGTGLVGKQFRDLARRMTGVDLSTAMLAAARAAGIYDELVCNDVVDYMRAVDSRFDLVLAADLFIYVGDLEELFAAARRVLRPSGLFAFSIETIEQLHWVLRRTRRYAHSSEYIGALAIRHGFAIRDAQRTSLRRGEEGPVEGQIIVLRTGDKD, encoded by the coding sequence ATGGATCGGTCTGAATTGCAAGCACGGCTTGCCGCGGCCCAGCGGCAAGAGTCGGAAAGCCCGGCGGCCGCGGAAGCTGCCCTGCGCGACATGCTTGCGGAGCACCCCGCGGAGCCGCTCGTCCTAGTTCGGCTAGCGCGGTTGCTGCATCGTGTCGGGCGAGTCGGGGAAGCTATTCCGTTGATGCTTCAAGCTGCGCAGATCGAGCCGACGCCGGCCGTGTTCAATGATCTCGGCAGTCTTCATCTAGCGGCGGGCGACAGCGCCAGCGCGATCGACGCCTACGAAGCGGCGCTGCGACTTGATTCGAAGTATTTGCTCGCGCGATCGAACTTGGCCGACGTGCTCTTAGAAACCGGCCGAATCCACGAGGCGATCGATTCCTATCGAGAGGTGTTGGCGCGCGATCCAACCTCGGTCGATGCGCAAGTGGGACTGGCGATCGCGGCGTTGCGATCCGGTCAGATTGCCGTGGCGATCTCGGCGTGCGAGGCCGCGCTGGCAGTGCAGCCCGGACACATTCCGGCGTTACACGCCATGGCGATTGCCCTAGGCAACGCCGGAGACAAGACGTCGGCGATCGCGACTGAGCGGCAAGCGTTGACCGTGAATCCGCAGTTCGCCAAGGGCTGGCATGCGCTCGGAAACTTGTTGGATGAGACGGGGGATGTGACTCGGGCGGCGCAAGCCTACGAGCGGGCACTCGAACTCGAACCGGGCTTGGTCGAAGTCTCGTTCGATTTGGCGGCGCTCTCGGGCGAGTCTCCTCCGCGCTCCATGCCGCGACCATACGTCACGAGGCTGTTCGATGATTTCGCTGCGACTTTCGAGCGGCGGCTGGTCGCGGAGCTGGACTATCGCGTTCCAGAAGCGTTGCGACAGGCGGTCGCAGCAGAACTGGGCGAATTCGGAACGGCACGGAGGCCCGGAACGGCACCGAGGCCGTACCCTACAGACGATGAAAAATCCCTCGACATTCTCGACCTTGGTTGCGGCACGGGGCTTGTCGGAAAGCAGTTTCGAGACCTCGCACGCCGCATGACGGGGGTTGATCTTTCCACGGCGATGCTTGCCGCGGCTCGCGCGGCCGGAATCTACGACGAGCTGGTTTGCAACGACGTGGTGGATTACATGCGAGCGGTTGATTCGCGGTTCGATCTGGTTTTGGCGGCCGATTTGTTCATCTACGTCGGCGATTTAGAGGAGCTATTCGCCGCCGCCCGCCGAGTCCTTCGGCCGAGCGGGCTGTTCGCATTCTCGATCGAAACAATCGAGCAACTGCATTGGGTTTTGCGCCGCACGCGGCGCTATGCCCACTCGAGCGAATACATTGGCGCGCTGGCCATCCGACATGGGTTCGCGATCCGCGACGCGCAACGCACGTCGCTCCGCCGCGGAGAAGAGGGCCCGGTCGAGGGCCAAATCATCGTGCTGCGAACCGGCGACAAAGACTGA
- the sucD gene encoding succinate--CoA ligase subunit alpha has product MSILINKQTRVICQGITGKVGQFHTKGCLAYGTNMVGGVTPGKSGEKVEGLPVFDTVFAAVDATGADATMIFVPPAFTADAILEAVDAGIETVVAITEGVPVLDMVRVYDVVRRSASRLVGPNCPGVITPDECKIGIMPGYIHKKGPVGLMSRSGTLTYEAVWQLSNIGLGQSTCVGLGGDPIVGTSFIDLLAMFEADPATEAILMIGEIGGTAEEEAAAFVKANVSKPVAAFIAGRTAPPGKRMGHAGAIITGGKGTAADKVAALEAAGIVVAESPADMGTAVQRAIAGKR; this is encoded by the coding sequence ATGAGCATCCTCATCAACAAACAGACGCGCGTCATTTGCCAGGGGATCACCGGCAAGGTCGGCCAGTTTCATACCAAGGGCTGCCTCGCATACGGCACGAACATGGTGGGGGGCGTGACGCCGGGAAAGAGCGGCGAGAAGGTCGAGGGGCTGCCGGTTTTTGACACGGTCTTTGCGGCGGTTGATGCCACCGGGGCCGACGCCACGATGATCTTTGTCCCGCCGGCCTTCACGGCCGACGCGATTCTCGAAGCCGTCGATGCGGGGATCGAGACGGTGGTGGCGATCACCGAAGGCGTGCCGGTGCTCGACATGGTCCGGGTGTACGATGTCGTGCGGCGCAGCGCCAGCCGCCTGGTCGGCCCGAATTGTCCCGGCGTGATAACGCCGGACGAGTGCAAGATCGGGATCATGCCTGGCTACATTCATAAGAAGGGCCCGGTCGGGCTAATGAGCCGCAGCGGCACGCTCACGTACGAAGCGGTCTGGCAGTTGAGCAACATCGGGCTGGGCCAATCGACGTGCGTGGGTCTGGGGGGCGATCCGATCGTGGGGACTTCGTTCATCGATCTGCTGGCGATGTTCGAGGCCGATCCGGCGACCGAGGCGATTCTGATGATCGGCGAGATCGGGGGCACCGCTGAGGAAGAGGCGGCGGCTTTCGTGAAGGCGAATGTCAGCAAGCCGGTCGCGGCCTTTATCGCCGGGCGCACCGCGCCCCCCGGCAAGCGGATGGGGCACGCCGGGGCGATCATCACCGGCGGCAAGGGGACTGCGGCCGACAAGGTCGCGGCGCTCGAGGCGGCCGGCATTGTCGTCGCCGAAAGCCCGGCCGATATGGGCACGGCGGTCCAGCGGGCCATCGCGGGGAAGCGGTGA
- a CDS encoding hydrolase, which yields MLPCMGAAERLPRSPELMSAADTGLLVVDVQEKLIGLVPGHERIVWNLRRLIDGAGLFKMAILATEQYPKGLGGTVPELASRLGPIAAKTAFSCVGCAEIGAELERLPAAKWLVAGIETHVCVQQTVLDLLASGFRVYLAVDATGSRFDIDRETAIARMDAAGATLTTTEAALFEWCRDSSAAEFKQLSAMVKEKRPY from the coding sequence ATGCTGCCTTGCATGGGTGCTGCCGAGCGATTGCCGCGAAGTCCTGAGTTGATGTCGGCCGCCGACACTGGCTTGTTGGTCGTCGATGTGCAGGAGAAGCTGATTGGATTGGTGCCGGGGCACGAGCGGATCGTTTGGAACCTGCGGCGGCTGATCGATGGGGCGGGGTTGTTCAAGATGGCGATTCTGGCGACGGAGCAGTATCCGAAGGGGCTCGGCGGAACGGTGCCGGAGCTGGCCTCGCGGCTGGGGCCGATCGCGGCGAAGACGGCGTTTAGCTGCGTCGGCTGTGCGGAAATCGGCGCGGAATTGGAGCGATTGCCGGCGGCGAAGTGGCTGGTCGCGGGCATCGAGACGCACGTGTGCGTGCAGCAGACGGTCCTCGATCTGTTGGCGAGCGGATTCCGAGTGTACCTGGCGGTGGACGCGACCGGCTCGCGATTCGATATCGACCGCGAGACGGCGATCGCCCGCATGGACGCGGCCGGCGCGACGCTCACGACGACCGAGGCGGCGCTGTTCGAATGGTGCCGGGATTCGAGTGCCGCAGAGTTCAAGCAACTTAGTGCGATGGTTAAGGAGAAGCGACCTTATTGA
- a CDS encoding DUF1559 domain-containing protein has protein sequence METDSPKAATPKSKRRWFQFSLRSLFVVVTVVAVVCGYLAHEAKIEREAANGRELLNELRQIGLAMLSYERANRHFPAHAIFSTEGKPLLSWRVAILPYIEENELYKQFHLDEPWDSPNNKALIAKMPSAYAKPGRADDGKAVFLVPVGKGLAFEGTEGLPIQSFTDGTSNTILAVEVNDDRAVIWTKPDDLEVDLNEPLDGLGEAHAGGIFCAVLADCRTIVISNEEDLETLKALFTRNGGEAIDPDRIR, from the coding sequence ATGGAAACCGATTCGCCGAAAGCTGCCACGCCGAAGAGCAAACGCCGTTGGTTTCAGTTCAGCCTGCGGTCGCTGTTCGTGGTCGTCACGGTCGTGGCCGTGGTCTGCGGCTACCTGGCGCACGAGGCGAAGATCGAGAGAGAGGCCGCCAACGGTCGTGAACTGTTGAACGAATTGCGCCAGATCGGTTTGGCGATGCTCAGTTATGAACGGGCAAACCGGCATTTCCCGGCCCACGCGATCTTCAGCACGGAGGGGAAGCCGCTGTTGAGTTGGCGCGTCGCAATCCTCCCATACATCGAGGAGAACGAGCTCTACAAGCAGTTCCATTTGGACGAGCCGTGGGACAGTCCGAACAACAAGGCACTCATCGCCAAGATGCCGTCGGCCTACGCTAAGCCAGGTCGCGCTGACGACGGCAAGGCGGTGTTCTTGGTTCCGGTTGGCAAGGGGTTGGCGTTCGAGGGAACCGAAGGATTGCCAATTCAGTCATTCACCGACGGGACCAGCAACACGATCCTCGCGGTCGAGGTCAATGATGATCGCGCAGTGATTTGGACCAAGCCGGACGATTTGGAAGTCGACCTGAATGAGCCACTCGACGGCCTGGGCGAGGCGCACGCAGGAGGAATTTTTTGCGCGGTGTTAGCTGATTGCCGCACCATCGTAATCAGCAACGAAGAGGACTTGGAGACGCTCAAGGCACTTTTCACCCGCAATGGCGGCGAAGCGATCGACCCGGATAGGATCCGGTAA
- a CDS encoding PIN domain-containing protein, protein MKGPVIVDTGPLVALLNRRERHHDWSHEQFKLLRPPLVTCEAVISEAGFLLRGIDGGVDALMQLLSRAVVTTPFCLADELPTVSRLLTRYRSTPMSLADACLVRMAEQYADSSVFTLDRHFRIYRKNGRLVIPTLMPE, encoded by the coding sequence ATGAAAGGGCCGGTGATCGTCGATACCGGCCCGCTCGTGGCCCTGTTGAACCGGCGGGAGCGCCATCACGATTGGTCCCACGAGCAATTCAAGCTCCTCCGCCCGCCGCTGGTCACGTGCGAGGCGGTCATTTCCGAAGCTGGCTTCCTTTTGCGGGGCATCGACGGAGGCGTCGACGCCCTGATGCAGCTCTTATCCCGCGCCGTCGTGACGACTCCATTTTGCCTGGCGGACGAACTCCCGACCGTCTCCCGCCTGCTCACCCGCTACCGCTCGACCCCGATGTCGCTAGCCGACGCCTGCCTGGTCCGCATGGCCGAGCAATACGCCGACAGCAGCGTCTTCACCCTCGACCGCCATTTCCGCATCTACCGCAAAAACGGCCGCCTGGTGATCCCGACGCTCATGCCGGAGTAG
- a CDS encoding fibronectin type III domain-containing protein — MLATSVLSYHMDAQSSGVNSTETLLTPGNVNTSTFGKTFSTPLDGQAYAEPLYVPGVNITAGNFPGIHNTVFAATEHDGLYAIDAQGGNVLWYDSFLNPAISGVALAGATTITSVPNSDVNSSDINPEIGITGTPTIDASQNAIFVITKTKQIVPVGGTNHTHYVAELFKINIQNGAVIASHVIADTDDTSGYVYRTQISASATNQDPFVFGSGDGQITINGQSRVYFNALRQMSRPGMTLFGGQIYTSWASHGDNGPYHGWVLKFDENTLALTGVLNTTPNGGLGGIWQGGDITTIDPHLDASGNPIFYFETGNGTFDGNYTGTSPNGTTTGLNAQGFPVNGDYADSFVKIGIDTTTTQASQNINGWGFKVLDYFSPSNNQSLNAGDTDLGSGGTTILPDSVGNAAHPHLLIGSGKEGKIYLIDRDNMGKFDPNNVVTDHVVEEQKELSGVLNAAAYFNNTIYYVPGYGGSAATFSIANGSAAYSTTATHTTVDGFGNLSGSPTISANGTTNAIMWALNANGDNTLRAYNASTLAELWTSNQAAGNRDALVGSVNKFTVPTVADGQVFVGTSTSLVAYGPPVTPTSGPAAPSNTGATALTFKSVNVTWQDNSNNEDFFSIQRSTSAGGPFVEIGEASANSTSFVDSNNLLSQTTYYYQVEAHNIFQGGTFSAPSNIVSVTTPQAPPTGTGDGLEGAYYVDSGGNHLTGTPVLTRVDPEVDFPNGNGSPGPGLNSTGFSVKWTGRIQAQFSQTYTFYTESDDGVRLFIKPTTSNTFTTVVNNFTDHAPTENSGTFAMSGGQVYDIEMDFYQNGGGWEAELLWSSTSTPKDFVPQSQLYSGAAPVAPSGLTAAAASGTTINVSWTDNSNNETGFTVERTNPDNTVTDFSVAPNTTTYLDTGLTPGATYSYRVQATNFVANSAFTPKVPVTMPVTPPTPSNGHVTAVTTNSISIAWQLNSTNSTNKETGVSVFRKFGSSGTFNLIATLPAGSTSYTDHGPNGNGLAIGQYYDYHVQAFNLAGATDFTGATVDTLTAAPSGLAATPGVGLISLSWTAPPAIPENGITYNVYRGIAAGAEGASPIASQLTSPSYADVTATSGQPYFYVVKAVDTGGPSAASNEVNSTATASSVPAPASLTATVAGTQINLSWSSVGVATSYNVYRATSPGGEGITPIATNVSGTAFSDPNRQACLSYYYQVTSVNGSGESARSVEAVGVLAPSAPSNVAAAIDNSNGSNDIDVTWTIPPGASSFNVFRGNTLGGEGSVPYATGVTGALYADPGAAAVAGTSFYYTVVAINAGGQSPASAEAFVATPPAAPATPSAAIKPSGNVLLSWLTVTGATSFNVYRASTAGGEGTTPLATGLASPSYVDSAVGNGGTFYYEVTAVGLGGESVKSGESSVTFIAGAPKGPANLTAASISSSQINLSWTASTGATGYNVYRGTSVGGEGPTPINASPLNATSFSDTGLAQLTHYYYTVRAINGSGAGPASNESSAITQQLFPTATITPVNPNTVTTGPAQLQIVFNEPVSGFTISSLSFSRSGGPNLLTASQTLTTSDNITFTLGNLSSLDVLGGTYTLTFTAAGSNVVDGIGTFAVANASGSFVVNPVAPEVDAIYVSGSAWQQSFLNYLASNGLGDAQLGYRLMGGPNQLGSLPWNNVNIISVVFSRDVNINTANIALVGSPDLGPAPALGTASFTYNSTTFTATWVYQAALPLDKYLLSIPSAAVTSKVSGAALDGEFANGSGNLLPSGDTVAGGDFNFRFNILPGDVDQNGVVTGVDGGSVRQHFLQFTTTAGYNPLYDTSGKGEITGIDLNLVQSTLLTSLPATDPTPPGQGGGALAPATDSPATSAVTVAPSSAAPAAALAATPTAISATTTTTISETTATTTTRTETTPLAIAVEGFVPPSVASVPAAPPAAAMARDLVLEKLTGFSAGGPGSAANRLLAAVSDSVTSLNSLSLSGNASRHGGWMLAHDAIFAQLDSLGVISATSHRNSKAKRGG; from the coding sequence GTGCTGGCAACCAGCGTGCTGAGTTACCACATGGATGCACAGTCCAGCGGGGTCAACTCGACCGAAACGCTGCTCACGCCAGGGAACGTTAACACTTCCACGTTCGGCAAGACGTTCTCGACGCCGCTCGACGGTCAGGCCTACGCCGAACCACTTTATGTGCCAGGCGTGAACATCACGGCCGGCAACTTTCCAGGCATTCACAACACCGTCTTCGCTGCCACTGAGCACGACGGTCTTTACGCGATCGATGCCCAAGGGGGCAACGTATTGTGGTACGACTCGTTCTTGAATCCGGCCATTAGCGGCGTGGCGCTTGCGGGCGCGACGACGATTACGAGCGTCCCTAATAGCGACGTCAATTCGAGCGATATTAACCCCGAGATCGGAATCACCGGGACACCGACGATCGACGCCTCGCAGAACGCGATCTTCGTCATCACGAAGACGAAACAGATCGTTCCCGTCGGCGGGACGAACCACACGCACTACGTTGCCGAACTCTTCAAGATCAATATCCAGAACGGGGCGGTCATCGCCAGTCATGTGATCGCCGATACGGACGATACCAGCGGGTATGTCTATCGCACCCAAATCAGCGCCAGCGCCACCAACCAAGATCCGTTCGTATTCGGCAGTGGGGACGGACAAATCACAATCAATGGGCAAAGCCGCGTTTACTTCAATGCATTGCGGCAGATGAGCCGGCCAGGCATGACGCTGTTCGGCGGGCAAATCTACACCTCCTGGGCCAGCCACGGCGACAACGGACCCTATCACGGCTGGGTCCTGAAGTTCGACGAGAACACGCTCGCCTTGACCGGCGTGCTCAACACAACCCCCAACGGCGGCCTCGGCGGAATCTGGCAAGGAGGTGACATCACCACGATCGATCCGCACTTGGACGCCAGCGGCAATCCCATTTTTTACTTTGAAACCGGCAACGGCACCTTCGACGGGAATTACACCGGCACTTCGCCCAATGGAACGACGACAGGCCTGAACGCGCAAGGTTTCCCTGTCAACGGCGACTACGCCGATTCGTTCGTCAAGATCGGCATCGACACGACCACGACCCAGGCGAGTCAGAACATCAACGGCTGGGGCTTCAAGGTCTTGGACTATTTCTCTCCGTCGAACAATCAATCGCTGAACGCGGGCGACACCGATCTCGGCTCGGGCGGCACAACCATTCTGCCAGATTCGGTGGGTAATGCCGCCCATCCGCATTTGCTGATCGGCTCGGGCAAAGAAGGAAAGATTTACTTAATCGACCGCGACAATATGGGGAAATTCGATCCGAACAATGTCGTAACCGATCACGTTGTGGAGGAGCAAAAAGAGTTGTCCGGCGTCCTGAATGCCGCGGCCTATTTCAACAACACGATCTATTATGTTCCCGGTTACGGCGGCAGCGCCGCGACGTTTTCGATCGCTAACGGGTCCGCCGCCTATTCGACCACCGCGACTCACACAACCGTCGACGGCTTTGGGAATCTTTCCGGCAGCCCGACAATCTCGGCCAATGGCACGACCAACGCCATCATGTGGGCCCTCAACGCCAACGGAGATAATACTCTTCGGGCCTACAACGCCTCGACTCTCGCGGAACTCTGGACCAGCAACCAGGCCGCCGGGAATCGCGATGCACTCGTCGGCAGCGTGAACAAGTTTACGGTCCCGACGGTCGCCGACGGGCAGGTCTTCGTCGGCACGAGCACGTCGCTCGTCGCCTATGGTCCGCCCGTTACGCCGACCTCCGGACCCGCGGCGCCGAGCAATACCGGCGCTACCGCGCTCACGTTCAAAAGTGTCAACGTCACCTGGCAGGACAACTCCAACAACGAGGATTTCTTCAGCATCCAGCGCTCGACCAGCGCCGGCGGGCCGTTTGTCGAAATTGGCGAGGCCAGCGCGAACTCCACGTCATTCGTCGACTCGAACAATCTTCTCTCGCAGACCACTTACTACTATCAGGTCGAAGCGCACAACATCTTTCAAGGCGGAACGTTTTCCGCGCCGTCGAACATCGTTTCCGTGACCACGCCGCAGGCGCCGCCGACCGGCACGGGCGACGGTTTGGAGGGAGCTTATTACGTCGACTCCGGTGGAAACCATTTAACGGGCACTCCCGTTCTAACACGGGTCGATCCAGAAGTTGACTTTCCTAACGGCAACGGCTCGCCCGGCCCCGGCTTGAATTCCACCGGTTTTTCGGTCAAGTGGACGGGCCGGATTCAAGCGCAGTTCTCGCAAACGTACACATTCTATACGGAAAGCGATGATGGTGTCCGGCTCTTCATCAAGCCGACCACGAGCAACACCTTTACGACCGTCGTCAACAACTTTACCGACCACGCTCCGACCGAGAACTCCGGCACGTTCGCCATGTCGGGCGGCCAGGTTTATGACATCGAAATGGATTTTTATCAGAACGGCGGTGGGTGGGAAGCCGAGCTGCTGTGGTCGAGCACGAGCACGCCCAAGGACTTCGTGCCTCAGAGCCAACTTTACTCGGGCGCGGCGCCGGTCGCTCCGAGCGGATTGACTGCCGCGGCCGCATCGGGAACCACGATCAACGTCAGTTGGACTGACAACTCCAACAACGAGACCGGGTTCACGGTCGAACGCACGAATCCCGACAACACCGTGACCGATTTTTCCGTCGCGCCCAACACCACCACCTACCTCGACACGGGATTGACCCCCGGCGCGACGTACAGCTACCGCGTCCAGGCGACTAATTTTGTCGCGAATTCCGCCTTTACGCCGAAGGTGCCGGTCACGATGCCTGTGACGCCGCCGACGCCGAGCAACGGCCATGTCACCGCCGTGACCACCAACTCCATCAGCATCGCCTGGCAGCTCAATTCCACGAACTCCACCAATAAGGAGACTGGCGTTAGCGTGTTCCGCAAGTTCGGCTCGTCCGGCACCTTCAACCTGATCGCCACCCTGCCCGCCGGCTCGACCAGCTATACGGACCACGGACCGAACGGCAATGGCCTGGCCATCGGCCAGTATTACGACTATCACGTGCAAGCCTTTAACCTCGCCGGCGCCACCGATTTCACCGGGGCCACGGTCGACACATTGACCGCCGCGCCCAGTGGTCTTGCGGCCACGCCGGGCGTTGGCCTGATCTCGCTGTCGTGGACCGCGCCGCCCGCGATTCCTGAAAACGGAATCACTTATAACGTCTATCGCGGCATCGCCGCCGGCGCCGAGGGAGCATCGCCGATTGCCAGCCAGTTGACGAGCCCGTCGTACGCTGATGTTACGGCCACGTCCGGTCAACCGTACTTCTACGTTGTCAAAGCGGTGGATACCGGCGGCCCGAGCGCCGCCAGCAATGAAGTGAACTCGACGGCGACTGCATCCAGCGTTCCCGCCCCAGCCTCGCTCACCGCGACGGTCGCCGGCACGCAGATCAACCTATCGTGGAGCAGCGTCGGCGTCGCGACGAGTTACAATGTCTATCGCGCGACCAGCCCGGGCGGCGAGGGGATCACACCGATTGCCACCAACGTGTCCGGCACGGCGTTCTCGGATCCGAATCGGCAGGCGTGCCTCAGCTATTATTATCAAGTAACGTCCGTCAACGGCTCGGGTGAAAGTGCGCGGAGCGTCGAGGCCGTCGGCGTTCTTGCGCCGTCGGCCCCGTCAAATGTCGCCGCCGCCATCGATAATTCGAACGGCAGTAACGACATCGACGTAACTTGGACGATCCCGCCCGGAGCGAGTAGCTTCAACGTTTTCCGTGGCAATACACTCGGCGGCGAAGGTTCGGTGCCGTACGCCACCGGAGTTACCGGCGCTTTGTACGCCGATCCGGGCGCCGCAGCCGTTGCGGGAACCTCGTTTTACTACACGGTCGTTGCGATCAACGCGGGCGGACAAAGCCCGGCGAGCGCCGAGGCATTTGTGGCAACTCCCCCCGCCGCGCCCGCAACGCCGAGTGCTGCGATCAAGCCAAGCGGCAACGTCTTGCTTTCCTGGTTGACCGTCACCGGAGCTACGAGCTTCAACGTCTATCGCGCCAGCACCGCCGGCGGAGAAGGCACCACTCCACTTGCTACCGGACTCGCCAGCCCGAGCTATGTCGATTCCGCGGTCGGAAACGGCGGCACATTCTATTATGAAGTCACCGCGGTCGGTCTCGGCGGCGAAAGCGTCAAGAGTGGCGAATCGTCCGTCACGTTTATCGCCGGCGCGCCCAAAGGACCGGCAAATCTGACCGCCGCTTCGATCTCCAGCAGCCAGATCAATCTTTCGTGGACCGCTTCGACCGGCGCCACGGGCTACAACGTGTACCGCGGCACGTCGGTCGGCGGCGAAGGGCCGACTCCGATCAACGCCTCTCCGCTCAACGCGACCAGCTTCAGTGACACGGGACTCGCGCAGCTTACTCACTACTATTACACCGTGCGGGCCATCAATGGATCCGGCGCTGGCCCAGCCTCCAATGAATCGTCGGCAATCACTCAGCAACTGTTTCCCACCGCCACGATCACGCCGGTCAATCCGAACACGGTGACGACCGGCCCCGCGCAATTGCAGATCGTATTCAACGAGCCGGTCAGCGGCTTCACGATCTCGTCGCTGTCGTTCTCGCGCAGCGGCGGCCCGAATTTGCTCACTGCGTCGCAGACGCTCACGACATCCGACAACATTACCTTTACGCTCGGTAATCTGTCGTCGCTCGACGTGCTCGGCGGAACCTACACGCTCACGTTCACCGCTGCCGGGTCGAACGTCGTCGATGGCATTGGCACGTTCGCCGTCGCCAACGCCAGCGGCAGCTTCGTCGTCAATCCGGTGGCGCCCGAGGTCGACGCCATTTATGTCAGCGGCAGCGCCTGGCAGCAGAGCTTTCTTAACTATTTGGCTAGCAATGGCCTGGGAGACGCCCAGTTGGGCTATCGGCTGATGGGTGGTCCGAACCAACTCGGGTCGCTCCCCTGGAACAACGTGAACATCATCTCGGTCGTGTTCAGCCGCGATGTGAATATCAACACCGCCAATATCGCGCTCGTCGGATCGCCCGACTTAGGGCCCGCGCCGGCGCTGGGCACAGCCTCGTTCACTTACAACAGCACGACGTTCACGGCCACGTGGGTTTATCAAGCCGCATTGCCGCTCGATAAGTACTTGCTCAGCATTCCGTCGGCGGCCGTGACGAGCAAGGTCTCGGGCGCGGCGCTCGACGGCGAATTCGCCAACGGCAGCGGCAACCTGCTTCCCTCCGGCGATACCGTTGCCGGAGGCGATTTCAACTTCCGCTTCAATATCCTGCCAGGCGATGTCGATCAGAACGGCGTTGTCACCGGCGTGGACGGGGGTAGCGTGCGGCAACACTTCTTGCAATTCACGACCACCGCCGGGTACAACCCGCTTTACGATACCTCCGGCAAGGGAGAGATTACGGGCATCGACCTGAATTTGGTTCAGTCCACACTGCTGACTTCGCTGCCGGCGACCGATCCAACGCCGCCGGGGCAAGGCGGTGGCGCTCTCGCACCGGCTACTGATTCGCCCGCGACTTCCGCGGTTACGGTCGCGCCGAGCAGTGCCGCGCCCGCCGCTGCTCTGGCAGCGACTCCGACTGCAATTTCCGCGACGACAACTACGACGATCAGCGAGACAACGGCCACGACGACAACAAGGACAGAAACGACACCCCTGGCGATTGCGGTCGAGGGATTCGTCCCGCCCTCCGTTGCATCCGTGCCGGCCGCGCCACCGGCGGCGGCAATGGCTCGTGATCTGGTTCTCGAGAAGCTGACTGGATTCTCGGCCGGCGGCCCTGGCTCTGCGGCCAACCGATTGCTCGCGGCGGTGTCGGACAGTGTCACATCGCTGAACTCTCTCTCGCTATCGGGAAATGCTTCCCGTCACGGCGGCTGGATGCTGGCCCATGACGCCATCTTCGCCCAACTTGACTCACTCGGCGTCATATCGGCGACGTCGCATCGGAATAGCAAGGCGAAACGCGGCGGATAG
- a CDS encoding ribbon-helix-helix protein, CopG family, with product MKTVSLKLPDDLHAKLAELSRKRSLAKSEVIRTALEAYFAAARNGAEPSCADLAGDLIGAVGGPKDLATNPKHLRGYGR from the coding sequence ATGAAGACCGTCTCGCTCAAATTGCCCGATGACCTGCACGCCAAGTTGGCCGAGCTGTCGCGGAAGCGCAGCTTGGCCAAGTCGGAAGTGATTCGCACGGCACTCGAGGCCTATTTCGCCGCCGCGCGAAATGGCGCCGAACCATCCTGCGCCGATCTGGCGGGCGACCTCATCGGCGCCGTGGGCGGGCCCAAGGATCTGGCCACGAATCCGAAGCACCTTCGCGGATACGGCCGATGA